The stretch of DNA AGGCTGCACGCTTTATGTGACACTGGAACCTTGTGTGATGTGTGCAGGCGCGATTGTGATGAGTCGGGTGGATCAGGTAGTCTATGGTGCGGCTGATCCGAAAGGGGGCTGCGTGGGCAGTTTGATGAATCTCGTCCAAGATCACCGAATGAACCATCGCGCGACGGTCGTAACAGGCGTTCTTGCGTATTCCTGTGGTGAAATCTTACGTCAATTTTTCAAATCATTACGGATGCGCAAAAAACAAAAAAAGTAGGCATGAGAGGGTGACCTCTACCTTGTCATCAAAATAATGAAATTCAGAGAAAGGCTTGAAATGGGTTCGTTTTAAAGCCTTTTTTGAGTTTGAAAAAATTTGAAGTGACAAGACATTTTGAGCAACTGGTGGATGTCCGTTTATCGTACTTATAATATAAAATAAGTTTAAAAAATTGCTTGACATCTGAATAAAAAAGATTGAATATTAAATAAATTAGAGATACATAGAGAAAGAATCAAAGCATTTCATATCATCTGCCATTTTGGGAAATACAACTGTCGATAATAAGTTAAAAAGGCAGCGTGTTTTTTATCAATTTGTAAGGTACAGATAAAAGGATTAAATTTTGAATATTCACAATATGCGTTCAGAACGCCATGTTTCTGGTCGATGTGATCTTAAAACAATTGGATTCGGGGTGAGGACACCGATACAGCTCAAATGTAGTGAGGAACTTAGCATAATAAGGACTTAAATTTTTAAATGAAAGGAATTTAAAGTGAAAACAAACGAAAAAAATAATATTCTATTTTTGATAAGTAGTAAAGGGATCTCTCGAATTGGAGATATCATGTTTGATTTTGCGAATAATACATTTCTTGCTGGGATAAATCCAACTTCGCTATCATTGGTTGCAATCTATCAATCTTTGGAAAATATAATAGGTGTTTTATTCAATTTATTTGGTGGTGTGATGGCGGATCGCTTTAGGCGCAAAAAAATCATTATTTGGACAGATATCTTATGTGGTGTTGCTTGTGTGATGCTCTCATTTATCACTCAAGAACAATGGTTAATCTATGCGATTGTGCTGACGAATGTCTTTTTAGCATTGATGAGCGCTTTTTCTGGTCCATCCTATAAAGCATTTACTAAAGAAATTGTAAGAAAGGATCGTATTGCTAGACTTAATTCTCTCTTGGAAACAACGAGTACCATCATCAAAGTAACGATTCCCATGATTGCTGTTTTTTTATACCATATGATAGGGGTACACGGTGTTTTATTGCTTGATGGATTATCATTTTTAATATCTGCATTACTGGTGTTCTTTATTATCCCTGTGAATAAAGAAGTAGCAACAAAAGAGAAGACGTCAATCAGCGATATTTTTAAGGACTTAAAAATAGGATTTGTGTATGTGTATCACCATAAATCTATTTTTATCATTATTGTTCTATCGGCACTCGTTAACTTTTTTCTAGCAGCTTATAATCTGTTGCTACCATATAGTAGTCAGATGTTTGGACATTTATCAGATAGACTGTACGGAACTTTCTTAACGGCAGAAGCAATAGGTGGCTTTGCTGGAGCGATATTAAGTGGTGTTGTGAATAAACAATTATCGATGATGCGTTTAATGATGTTTTTAGCGTTATCTGGATTGATGCTCACATTGATTACACCCGTGTACTTTACGTTTCATAATGCCGTGATTCTTGCGTTTTCCCCAGCCTTATTCAGCTTATTTCTTTCCATTTTCAATATTCAATTTTTCTCGGTTATACAACGAGACGTGGAGAGTGCGTTGCTCGGTAGAGTGTTTGGGATTATCTTTACAGTAGCAGTTCTTTTTATGCCCATCGGAACAGGAACCTTTGCTGCCA from Staphylococcus lutrae encodes:
- the tadA gene encoding tRNA adenosine(34) deaminase TadA produces the protein MTSHQYYMSIALEEARQAAQKGEVPIGAIVVKDGEIIARAHNLREIDQQPTAHAEHIAIEQAAKVLGTWRLEGCTLYVTLEPCVMCAGAIVMSRVDQVVYGAADPKGGCVGSLMNLVQDHRMNHRATVVTGVLAYSCGEILRQFFKSLRMRKKQKK
- a CDS encoding MFS transporter, whose product is MISSKGISRIGDIMFDFANNTFLAGINPTSLSLVAIYQSLENIIGVLFNLFGGVMADRFRRKKIIIWTDILCGVACVMLSFITQEQWLIYAIVLTNVFLALMSAFSGPSYKAFTKEIVRKDRIARLNSLLETTSTIIKVTIPMIAVFLYHMIGVHGVLLLDGLSFLISALLVFFIIPVNKEVATKEKTSISDIFKDLKIGFVYVYHHKSIFIIIVLSALVNFFLAAYNLLLPYSSQMFGHLSDRLYGTFLTAEAIGGFAGAILSGVVNKQLSMMRLMMFLALSGLMLTLITPVYFTFHNAVILAFSPALFSLFLSIFNIQFFSVIQRDVESALLGRVFGIIFTVAVLFMPIGTGTFAAILNPSNHLNFLIIGLAIMLLSLVFSVLFKKNDVH